In Plantibacter sp. PA-3-X8, one DNA window encodes the following:
- the nhaA gene encoding Na+/H+ antiporter NhaA gives MPDAHRSRDLPADQAPHSIWRGIHQTLQQDTVGGALLVVATALALVLANTGASEFYLSVRDFTFGPEALHLNLSVGAWAADGLLAIFFFVVGLELKEEFVAGKLRNPKSAALPIAAAVGGVAVPAVIYVLVNLSAGPDALQGWAIPAATDIAFAVAVIAVVGKFLPPALRTFLLTLAVVDDLIAISIIAIFYTDHIEFLPLALAAVPLAIFAVLVQRGVRAWWVLIPLGLCTWALIHASGIHATVAGVLLGFMVPVFSTKRARVQVGTTAEGRPVYEGLAAHFADRWSVVSTAVAVPIFAFFSAGVVIGGLSGLVESFQDTIALGIIAGLVLGKPIGILVTTFLVTRLPGLGLDPSIRWVDLVGMAFVAGIGFTVSLLVGELSFGVGSESDDHVKVGVLAGSLIAATIGAAILAARNRVYRRAVTVGSSTPSAGGSPD, from the coding sequence ATGCCCGACGCTCACCGCTCCCGCGACCTGCCGGCCGACCAGGCCCCGCACTCGATCTGGCGTGGCATCCACCAGACGCTCCAACAGGACACCGTCGGTGGCGCCCTCCTCGTCGTCGCCACCGCACTCGCGCTCGTGCTCGCCAACACCGGCGCTTCCGAGTTCTACCTGAGCGTCCGGGACTTCACCTTCGGTCCGGAGGCACTCCATCTGAACCTCTCCGTCGGTGCCTGGGCGGCCGACGGACTCCTCGCGATCTTCTTCTTCGTCGTCGGCCTGGAGCTCAAGGAGGAGTTCGTCGCCGGCAAGCTCCGGAACCCCAAGTCCGCCGCGCTCCCCATCGCCGCTGCGGTCGGTGGTGTGGCCGTGCCCGCCGTCATCTACGTCCTCGTGAACCTGAGCGCCGGGCCCGACGCACTGCAGGGCTGGGCGATCCCGGCCGCCACGGACATCGCGTTCGCGGTCGCGGTGATCGCGGTGGTCGGCAAGTTCCTGCCGCCGGCACTGCGCACCTTCCTGCTCACGCTCGCCGTGGTGGACGACCTCATCGCCATCAGCATCATCGCGATCTTCTACACCGACCACATCGAGTTCCTGCCGCTGGCGCTCGCCGCGGTGCCGCTCGCCATCTTCGCCGTGCTCGTCCAGCGCGGCGTCCGCGCATGGTGGGTCCTCATCCCACTCGGCCTGTGCACCTGGGCGCTCATCCACGCGTCCGGTATCCACGCGACCGTCGCCGGCGTGCTGCTCGGCTTCATGGTGCCCGTCTTCTCGACCAAGCGTGCCCGCGTCCAGGTGGGGACCACCGCGGAGGGACGCCCGGTCTACGAAGGCCTCGCGGCGCACTTCGCCGATCGCTGGAGCGTCGTCTCCACGGCGGTCGCCGTCCCGATCTTCGCGTTCTTCTCCGCGGGCGTGGTCATCGGCGGGCTCTCCGGGCTCGTCGAGTCCTTCCAGGACACCATCGCGCTCGGGATCATCGCCGGGCTCGTCCTCGGCAAGCCGATCGGCATCCTGGTGACGACGTTCCTCGTCACGCGCCTGCCCGGTCTCGGCCTCGACCCGTCGATCCGTTGGGTCGACCTCGTCGGCATGGCGTTCGTCGCGGGCATCGGATTCACGGTGTCGCTGCTCGTCGGTGAACTGTCCTTCGGGGTCGGCAGCGAGTCCGACGACCACGTCAAGGTCGGTGTGCTCGCCGGCTCGCTCATCGCCGCCACCATCGGTGCCGCGATCCTCGCCGCCCGCAACCGCGTCTACCGGCGGGCGGTCACGGTTGGAAGTAGTACGCCGAGTGCAGGTGGCAGCCCGGATTGA
- a CDS encoding energy-coupling factor ABC transporter ATP-binding protein — protein MIGDIDQSSAIRLDGVTARLGDTVALDDVTLHLDDARIAVIGANGSGKSTFARLVGGLTRATLGSVQVHGVDAAKDTATLRRLVSIVFSNPDAQIVMPTVAEDVAFSLRGTKASKADIAAQVADALDEFSLAALADRSAYELSGGQKQLLALCGAVIRRPALLIADEPTAYLDARNSAAVADHLLHPEAGHQLLLVTHDLELAARCDTALLFDGGRVVAQGAPDDVIAAYRASLRA, from the coding sequence ATGATCGGGGACATCGACCAGTCATCCGCCATCCGTCTCGACGGCGTCACCGCACGTCTCGGCGACACCGTCGCACTCGACGACGTGACGCTCCACCTCGACGATGCGCGCATCGCGGTCATCGGGGCGAACGGCTCAGGGAAGTCCACCTTCGCGCGGCTCGTCGGCGGCCTCACCCGGGCGACCCTCGGCAGCGTCCAGGTCCACGGGGTCGACGCAGCCAAGGACACGGCGACCCTCCGACGACTCGTCAGCATCGTGTTCAGCAACCCGGACGCACAGATCGTCATGCCGACGGTGGCGGAGGACGTCGCGTTCTCCCTCCGCGGCACGAAGGCGTCGAAGGCCGACATCGCCGCGCAGGTCGCCGATGCGCTCGACGAGTTCAGCCTGGCTGCCCTCGCCGACCGGTCCGCCTACGAACTCTCCGGTGGCCAGAAGCAGTTGCTGGCGCTCTGCGGGGCCGTGATCCGCCGGCCGGCGCTACTCATCGCCGATGAACCCACCGCCTACCTCGACGCCCGCAACAGCGCCGCCGTCGCCGACCACCTCCTCCACCCCGAGGCAGGCCATCAGCTCCTCCTCGTCACCCATGACCTGGAGCTCGCCGCCCGCTGCGACACCGCGCTGCTCTTCGACGGTGGGCGGGTCGTCGCGCAGGGAGCACCGGACGACGTGATCGCGGCCTACCGCGCGAGTCTGCGGGCGTGA
- a CDS encoding carbohydrate ABC transporter permease, with translation MTSTATVRRPPAALTFRQKLNRFDYRASPYLYIAPFFILFALIGIFPIVYTFNVSLYEWHLLKGQGDFVGLDNYVSVLSDPFFWNAFGNTVSIFLLSAVPQLVIATLIAALLDQTLRGRTFWRMSILLPYIVAPVAVAVIFLQIFNQYHGPVAGLLELFGLDPIRWAFDVFPSHVAIASMVNWRWTGYNALILLAAMQAIPRDVYESAALDGANKLRRFWSITIPMIRPTLIFVVITSTIGGLQIFTEPKLFDPRSNGGSDRQFQTIVLYLYELAFPRRDFGRASATAWILFLVIILAGLINFAITRAIRTNDARPVRIPKVRDTLITTRSVSTSPARSRSTTTSTTDQRGGRA, from the coding sequence ATGACCAGCACCGCAACCGTCCGCCGGCCACCTGCCGCGTTGACGTTCAGACAGAAGCTGAACCGCTTCGACTACCGCGCCTCGCCGTACCTGTACATCGCGCCGTTCTTCATCCTCTTTGCCCTCATCGGCATCTTCCCGATCGTCTACACCTTCAACGTCTCGCTGTACGAGTGGCATCTGTTGAAGGGCCAGGGCGACTTCGTCGGACTCGACAACTACGTCTCCGTCCTCTCGGACCCGTTCTTCTGGAACGCGTTCGGCAACACCGTCAGCATCTTCCTGCTCTCGGCGGTGCCGCAGCTCGTCATCGCGACGCTGATCGCCGCCCTCCTCGACCAGACGCTCCGCGGACGCACGTTCTGGCGGATGAGCATCCTGCTGCCGTACATCGTGGCGCCGGTCGCCGTCGCGGTCATCTTCCTGCAGATCTTCAACCAGTACCACGGACCGGTCGCCGGCCTCCTCGAGCTCTTCGGGCTCGACCCGATCCGGTGGGCGTTCGACGTCTTCCCCTCGCACGTCGCCATCGCGAGCATGGTGAACTGGAGGTGGACCGGCTACAATGCCCTCATCCTCCTCGCTGCGATGCAGGCGATCCCACGGGACGTCTACGAGTCCGCCGCGCTGGACGGTGCGAACAAGCTCCGACGGTTCTGGTCGATCACGATCCCGATGATCCGCCCGACGCTCATCTTCGTCGTCATCACCTCGACGATCGGCGGGCTGCAGATCTTCACGGAACCGAAGCTGTTCGATCCCCGGAGCAACGGCGGATCCGACCGGCAGTTCCAGACGATCGTCCTGTACCTGTACGAGCTCGCCTTCCCGAGACGGGACTTCGGTCGAGCATCCGCCACCGCCTGGATCCTGTTCCTCGTGATCATCCTCGCGGGCCTGATCAACTTCGCCATCACCAGGGCCATCCGGACGAACGACGCACGTCCGGTGCGGATCCCGAAGGTGCGCGACACCCTCATCACGACGCGGTCCGTCAGCACCAGCCCGGCCCGCTCGCGTTCGACGACCACGAGCACCACCGACCAGCGAGGCGGACGAGCATGA
- a CDS encoding ABC transporter substrate-binding protein: protein MTVNSKRRGITAASIAGASILAVLASGCSSPAGSGGDEKITLSVTTFGTMGVDANYEQYMEEHPNITIEATNLEGGGAARDDAYAKIAAGTGLSDVVAIEEGWLGTISEVSDSFVDLRDYGIEDVKDTWLDWKYEQGTDADGRVIGAGLDIGPQGICYRGDLFAAAGLPSERSEVAAYFGGEDATWDRFFEVGEEYVGATGKAFYHSPRFFWNSFVNQQEEGYYKADGETLNIEGNDVLKAQFAKIVEAEQAGLGAGLPGWDVGPEAKEGKFATYMCPSWMLGIVQGYYDEGTTDSGWDFADVMPGGAANWGGAFLGVAENSEHKEEAAELALWLASPEAQAASFELAGPFPSTLDGQELVKDSTNPFFNDAPVGEIFAARSEGVVAQVKGPEDSNIQDNVFGPILDRVSQGEITDGDTAWNEALKLLDQLVG, encoded by the coding sequence GTGACTGTGAACAGCAAACGCCGCGGCATCACCGCCGCATCCATCGCGGGGGCATCGATCCTCGCCGTCCTGGCCTCGGGGTGCAGTTCCCCCGCCGGCAGTGGCGGAGACGAGAAGATCACCCTCTCGGTCACCACGTTCGGCACCATGGGCGTCGACGCCAACTACGAGCAGTACATGGAGGAGCACCCCAACATCACCATCGAGGCCACCAACCTGGAGGGTGGTGGAGCAGCGCGCGACGACGCCTACGCCAAGATCGCCGCCGGAACCGGCCTCAGCGACGTCGTGGCCATCGAGGAGGGCTGGCTCGGAACCATCTCCGAGGTCAGCGACTCCTTCGTCGACCTTCGCGACTACGGCATCGAGGACGTCAAGGACACCTGGCTGGACTGGAAGTACGAGCAGGGCACGGACGCCGACGGGCGCGTGATCGGCGCCGGTCTCGACATCGGACCGCAGGGCATCTGCTACCGCGGTGACCTGTTCGCGGCAGCCGGTCTGCCGAGCGAGCGCAGCGAGGTCGCTGCGTACTTCGGCGGCGAGGACGCGACCTGGGACCGCTTCTTCGAGGTCGGTGAGGAGTACGTCGGTGCCACCGGGAAGGCGTTCTATCACAGCCCCCGGTTCTTCTGGAACTCCTTCGTGAACCAGCAGGAGGAGGGCTACTACAAGGCCGACGGCGAGACCCTGAACATCGAGGGCAACGACGTGCTGAAGGCGCAGTTCGCGAAGATCGTCGAGGCGGAACAGGCCGGGCTCGGTGCCGGTCTTCCGGGCTGGGACGTCGGCCCGGAGGCCAAGGAGGGCAAGTTCGCGACCTACATGTGCCCGAGCTGGATGCTCGGCATCGTGCAGGGCTATTACGACGAGGGCACGACCGACAGCGGTTGGGACTTCGCCGACGTGATGCCCGGCGGCGCTGCCAACTGGGGCGGTGCGTTCCTCGGCGTCGCCGAGAACTCCGAGCACAAGGAGGAGGCGGCCGAGCTCGCCCTCTGGCTCGCATCCCCTGAGGCGCAGGCCGCATCGTTCGAACTCGCCGGTCCGTTCCCGAGCACGCTCGACGGCCAGGAGCTCGTGAAGGACTCCACCAACCCGTTCTTCAACGACGCGCCGGTGGGCGAGATCTTCGCCGCGCGGTCGGAGGGGGTCGTGGCCCAAGTGAAGGGTCCTGAGGACTCCAACATCCAGGACAACGTGTTCGGTCCGATCCTCGACCGGGTGAGCCAGGGCGAGATCACCGATGGTGACACCGCCTGGAACGAGGCGCTCAAGCTGCTCGACCAGCTCGTCGGCTGA
- a CDS encoding thiolase family protein yields the protein MSESHALPRIVAARRTPIATRGRALAALTVEQLAVPVVRAVHDDATHVLGLPPVVADVVLGNCMGPGGNPARVAALGAGLGFDVPGLTVDRQCGSGLAAIIEASTAISAGDHRPRIAGGVESASTAPTRSVDGIAYARAPFAPAGWHDPDMTRAAEDLAEHDGISRERQDAYAARSTHRAASAVAAGRFTDELVPLVGAAEQDEAPRRGIERLLPRFTPLFTDGSLTAGNTCRVSDGAAAVLVVPGGPAHGSTTPGLAVRAHAVVGCDPALPGIGAAPAILDTLDRAGVDLAQVAAFEIVEAFAAQTLAVLDRLGVAEDDERLCADGGALALGHPWGASGAVAVVRLFSRLVRGGAPAGTIGVAAASVGGGLGVAAVFEVVR from the coding sequence TTGTCTGAGTCGCACGCCCTCCCGCGCATCGTCGCGGCCCGACGGACGCCGATCGCGACGCGCGGGCGCGCCCTCGCCGCACTCACGGTCGAGCAGCTGGCGGTCCCCGTCGTCCGCGCCGTGCACGACGACGCGACGCACGTCCTGGGGCTGCCGCCGGTGGTGGCGGACGTCGTCCTCGGGAACTGCATGGGCCCCGGCGGCAACCCGGCCCGCGTCGCCGCGCTCGGGGCCGGCCTCGGCTTCGACGTTCCAGGGCTCACCGTCGACCGGCAGTGCGGCAGCGGCCTCGCGGCGATCATCGAGGCGTCCACGGCGATCAGCGCCGGCGACCATCGGCCACGGATCGCCGGCGGGGTCGAGAGCGCGTCGACCGCGCCGACCCGCTCCGTCGACGGCATCGCCTACGCACGCGCACCGTTCGCACCGGCGGGTTGGCACGACCCCGACATGACCAGGGCCGCGGAGGACCTCGCCGAGCACGACGGGATCTCCCGCGAACGCCAGGACGCCTACGCGGCGCGGAGCACGCATCGTGCGGCGAGCGCCGTCGCCGCCGGACGGTTCACCGACGAGCTCGTGCCGCTGGTCGGGGCGGCGGAGCAGGACGAGGCGCCGCGCCGCGGGATCGAGCGTCTGCTCCCCCGGTTCACGCCGCTCTTCACCGACGGCTCCCTCACCGCAGGCAACACCTGCCGGGTGAGCGACGGAGCGGCTGCCGTGCTCGTCGTGCCCGGCGGGCCCGCCCACGGGAGCACGACGCCCGGTCTCGCCGTCCGGGCGCACGCCGTCGTCGGCTGCGACCCGGCACTGCCGGGGATCGGGGCCGCGCCGGCGATCCTCGACACTCTCGATCGGGCCGGCGTGGACCTCGCGCAGGTCGCCGCGTTCGAGATCGTGGAGGCGTTCGCGGCCCAGACGCTCGCCGTGCTCGACCGACTCGGTGTCGCCGAGGACGACGAGCGTCTCTGCGCCGACGGTGGCGCCCTCGCGCTCGGTCATCCGTGGGGCGCGAGCGGTGCGGTCGCCGTGGTCCGCCTGTTCTCGCGGCTCGTCCGTGGCGGGGCTCCGGCGGGCACGATCGGGGTGGCGGCGGCCTCGGTCGGCGGCGGTCTCGGCGTCGCCGCGGTGTTCGAGGTCGTGCGATGA
- a CDS encoding CHY zinc finger protein, with the protein MSGDDTVRVHGKTVDDETRCVHYATALDVIAIRFACCGEYYPCHLCHAECADHPAEQWPREQRDREAILCGVCSTELTIDRYLEVDGCPNCDARFNPGCHLHSAYYFQP; encoded by the coding sequence ATGAGCGGCGACGACACCGTGCGCGTCCACGGCAAGACGGTCGACGACGAGACGCGCTGCGTCCACTACGCGACCGCGCTCGACGTCATCGCGATCCGCTTCGCCTGCTGCGGCGAGTACTACCCGTGCCACCTGTGCCACGCGGAGTGCGCCGACCACCCGGCCGAGCAGTGGCCGCGCGAGCAGCGCGACCGCGAGGCGATCCTGTGCGGCGTGTGCTCGACGGAACTGACGATCGACCGCTACCTGGAAGTCGACGGCTGCCCGAACTGCGACGCCCGGTTCAATCCGGGCTGCCACCTGCACTCGGCGTACTACTTCCAACCGTGA
- a CDS encoding DNA/RNA non-specific endonuclease: protein MTGFDSGFLDLADQLQLPAPTDPAELSRLRRLDYTHFTVLLDPDRRLAAATGVDIDGAALLDLGRDDDWHLDDRVPVEEQAGPELYARNDLDRGHLVRRRDPVWGPVEIARQANVDTFCYTNAAPQAADFNQSLELWNGLEDLVLEYASAGRRRLSVFTGPVFADTDPLYRGVQIPRRFWKVAAWSNDGALAASGYLLDQSAQLDDLDLGRSSAIDDTHDATAVPPLGPFRTFQLPILDLASVTGLDFGALASADVLEPAPATVRPDTDTWIELSGPSDLRF from the coding sequence ATGACCGGCTTCGATTCAGGCTTCCTCGACCTCGCCGACCAGCTGCAGCTCCCGGCACCCACCGATCCCGCCGAACTGTCGCGCCTCCGCCGTCTCGACTACACGCACTTCACCGTGCTCCTCGACCCCGACCGCCGCCTGGCAGCCGCGACAGGGGTCGACATCGACGGCGCCGCCCTCCTCGACCTCGGGCGTGACGACGACTGGCACCTCGACGACCGCGTCCCGGTCGAGGAGCAGGCCGGCCCGGAGCTCTACGCCCGCAACGACCTCGACCGCGGCCACCTCGTGCGGCGGAGGGACCCGGTCTGGGGGCCCGTCGAGATCGCCCGGCAGGCCAACGTCGACACCTTCTGCTACACGAACGCCGCCCCGCAGGCTGCGGACTTCAACCAGTCACTCGAGCTCTGGAACGGCCTGGAGGACCTCGTCCTCGAGTACGCCTCGGCCGGGCGCCGGCGGCTGTCGGTCTTCACCGGGCCGGTGTTCGCCGACACGGACCCGCTCTACCGCGGCGTGCAGATCCCGCGCCGGTTCTGGAAGGTGGCGGCGTGGTCGAACGACGGAGCGCTCGCGGCGAGCGGCTACCTCCTCGACCAGTCGGCGCAGCTCGACGACCTCGACCTTGGCCGGTCCAGTGCGATCGACGACACGCACGATGCCACCGCCGTGCCCCCACTCGGCCCGTTCCGGACCTTCCAGCTGCCGATCCTCGACCTCGCGAGCGTCACCGGTCTCGACTTCGGCGCCCTCGCCTCCGCCGACGTCCTCGAGCCGGCTCCCGCGACAGTGCGTCCCGACACCGACACCTGGATCGAGCTGAGCGGGCCGTCCGACCTGCGGTTCTGA
- a CDS encoding TetR/AcrR family transcriptional regulator C-terminal domain-containing protein — MSGPETVRRHRRDDVAQVALRILDDHGLADLTMRRLAASLDVQPSALYWHFENKQTLIAELADRIVDAHPAPVDAVSEAGSDWRERTRVEAEALRDALLAYRDGAEVVSSTYALGLGSGRALTRLTDAVSVAGFDEATSRRAGTVLLHFILGHVSHEQQRMQYDSVGVLADAATDPLGQEDQAQAFAFGVGLLVDGLAALSVR; from the coding sequence ATGTCCGGTCCCGAAACAGTGCGTCGCCATCGGCGCGACGATGTGGCTCAAGTGGCCCTCCGCATCCTCGACGATCACGGCCTGGCCGACCTCACGATGCGCCGCCTCGCCGCGTCGCTCGACGTCCAGCCGAGCGCGCTGTACTGGCACTTCGAGAACAAGCAGACCCTCATCGCCGAGCTCGCCGACCGGATCGTCGATGCGCACCCGGCGCCGGTGGACGCCGTGTCCGAGGCCGGTTCCGATTGGCGCGAGCGGACGCGCGTGGAGGCGGAGGCGCTGCGTGACGCCCTCCTCGCCTATCGCGACGGGGCCGAGGTGGTGTCGAGCACCTACGCGCTCGGGCTCGGTTCCGGGCGGGCGCTCACCCGGCTGACGGACGCGGTGTCGGTGGCCGGGTTCGACGAGGCGACGAGTCGACGTGCGGGCACGGTGCTGCTCCACTTCATCCTCGGGCACGTGTCGCACGAGCAGCAGCGGATGCAGTACGACAGCGTCGGCGTGCTGGCTGACGCTGCGACGGATCCGCTCGGCCAGGAGGACCAGGCACAGGCGTTCGCCTTCGGGGTCGGTCTCCTCGTCGACGGCCTGGCGGCGCTCTCCGTCCGCTGA
- a CDS encoding energy-coupling factor transporter transmembrane protein EcfT: MITLYRPGSGWLHRAPAGPKALGILVVVLAISLLPTSWWTAGIATTVTVLAYLVSGLGLGELGRQLLLIRWIITITVAGQLLFLDVESAVSNTSRIVAAILLAALLVLSTRVADLLDAFERVLQPLGRFGVDPSRIALMLAVAINTVPVLARLATSVREAQRARGAGSNLVTFVVPFLVVSLKHADELGEALTARGVR; encoded by the coding sequence GTGATCACTCTCTACCGTCCCGGCTCCGGCTGGCTCCACCGCGCACCGGCCGGCCCGAAGGCGCTCGGCATCCTCGTCGTGGTGCTCGCGATCTCGCTCCTGCCGACGAGTTGGTGGACCGCGGGCATCGCCACCACGGTGACCGTCCTCGCCTACCTCGTCTCGGGCCTCGGCCTCGGCGAGCTCGGACGGCAGCTCCTGCTCATCCGCTGGATCATCACGATCACGGTGGCCGGCCAACTGCTGTTCCTCGACGTCGAGTCCGCCGTGTCGAACACCTCCCGGATCGTCGCCGCCATCCTGCTCGCGGCGCTCCTGGTGCTGAGCACGCGGGTCGCCGACCTGCTCGACGCCTTCGAGCGCGTCCTCCAGCCCCTGGGTCGCTTCGGTGTCGACCCCTCGCGCATCGCCCTGATGCTCGCCGTCGCCATCAACACGGTGCCCGTCCTCGCCCGCTTGGCCACGAGCGTCCGGGAAGCGCAGCGGGCGCGCGGGGCCGGGTCGAACCTCGTGACCTTCGTCGTGCCGTTCCTCGTGGTGTCGCTGAAGCACGCCGACGAGCTCGGTGAGGCCCTCACCGCCCGGGGCGTCCGATGA
- a CDS encoding class I adenylate-forming enzyme family protein, whose protein sequence is MTVRPGHLVPLRGGAPTDLVRRALEVRAAGGVPLIGDDRWSESYWRSVRDRSTASGPQPGQGWATLTSGTTGEPRIVLRTAASWADSFPAVGALLDLGPDDVLALSSPPASSLSLFSVAHAAAVGCSLALPTTHALTPDDARDATRFHGTPNGLRALLDGEVPPRLRVALIGGASLDPGLRARAEDLGIRVVSYYGAAELSFVAVDDGVDPDRPGRRAFPGVELEVRDDDVLWVRSPFVATGYLGGSGPLRRDGDWSTVGDRARIDDGIVTLLGRSDDAILTAAATVIPADVEEALRRLDEVDDAVVLGLPNAGVGSLVTAVLELHPGARPTRAMLRDALAPLLPPTHRPRRWFVVDELPRTVTGKAARAELADRLAAGTVASLV, encoded by the coding sequence ATGACCGTGCGTCCAGGGCACCTCGTCCCGCTGCGCGGCGGGGCGCCGACCGACCTCGTCCGTCGGGCGCTCGAGGTGCGGGCGGCCGGCGGCGTGCCGTTGATCGGCGACGACCGGTGGAGCGAGTCGTACTGGCGTTCCGTACGCGACCGCAGCACCGCGTCCGGTCCACAGCCTGGCCAGGGGTGGGCGACGCTGACCTCCGGCACCACGGGCGAGCCGCGCATCGTGCTCAGGACCGCCGCGTCGTGGGCGGACTCCTTCCCGGCCGTCGGCGCGCTGCTCGACCTCGGGCCGGACGACGTCCTGGCGCTGTCGTCGCCGCCCGCGTCGTCGCTGTCGCTGTTCTCGGTCGCCCATGCGGCCGCCGTCGGTTGCTCGCTCGCCCTCCCGACCACCCACGCGCTCACCCCCGACGACGCCCGTGACGCGACCCGGTTCCACGGGACCCCGAACGGCCTCCGGGCACTGCTCGACGGCGAGGTGCCGCCCCGCCTGCGGGTGGCGTTGATCGGAGGCGCCTCACTCGACCCCGGACTCCGCGCCAGGGCGGAGGACCTCGGCATCCGTGTCGTGTCCTACTACGGAGCCGCCGAGCTCTCCTTCGTGGCGGTCGACGACGGTGTCGATCCGGATCGACCGGGCCGCCGTGCGTTCCCCGGCGTCGAGCTCGAGGTCCGCGACGACGACGTCCTCTGGGTCCGATCGCCGTTCGTCGCGACCGGGTACCTCGGGGGCTCGGGCCCGCTCCGACGCGACGGTGACTGGTCCACCGTCGGCGACCGCGCACGGATCGACGACGGGATCGTCACGCTCCTCGGCCGATCCGACGATGCGATCCTCACGGCCGCGGCGACCGTCATCCCCGCCGATGTCGAGGAGGCTCTGCGCCGACTCGACGAGGTGGACGACGCCGTCGTGCTCGGTCTGCCGAACGCCGGGGTCGGATCGCTCGTGACGGCCGTGTTGGAACTGCACCCGGGCGCGCGTCCGACCCGCGCGATGCTTCGCGACGCCCTCGCACCGTTGCTGCCGCCGACCCATCGGCCCCGACGGTGGTTCGTCGTCGACGAGCTGCCCCGCACCGTCACCGGCAAGGCAGCCCGCGCGGAGCTCGCCGATCGTCTCGCGGCAGGGACGGTGGCGTCCCTTGTCTGA
- a CDS encoding MarR family winged helix-turn-helix transcriptional regulator yields the protein MAKGDDDDVDIVIDAWANALPDVDFAPLDVVSRLRRLVPHLQEVRRLSFAASNLRPWEFEFLSILRQHGADGLTPSILATRLGITSGNLASQLDRLAARSLVARQKNEADGRSKIVVLTTLGQQRVDEAMRRLVDDENAMLAGLSHEQVAVLIESLRVIGAALERR from the coding sequence ATGGCGAAGGGTGATGACGACGACGTCGACATCGTCATCGACGCCTGGGCGAACGCGTTGCCCGACGTGGACTTCGCACCGCTCGACGTGGTGTCCCGCCTCCGCCGGCTCGTGCCGCACCTGCAGGAGGTCCGACGCCTGTCGTTCGCCGCGAGCAACCTGCGGCCGTGGGAGTTCGAGTTCCTCTCCATCCTCCGCCAGCACGGAGCGGACGGGCTGACGCCGTCCATACTCGCCACCCGACTGGGCATCACGAGCGGCAACCTCGCGAGCCAGCTCGATCGTCTGGCCGCTCGCTCGCTCGTCGCCCGGCAGAAGAACGAGGCCGACGGCCGGAGCAAGATCGTCGTCCTGACGACCCTCGGTCAGCAGCGGGTCGACGAGGCGATGCGGCGGCTGGTGGACGACGAGAACGCCATGCTCGCCGGGCTCAGCCACGAGCAGGTGGCCGTGCTCATCGAGAGCCTCCGGGTCATCGGCGCGGCGCTCGAGCGTCGGTAG
- a CDS encoding biotin transporter BioY has translation MSRLRIDATDIARIAVFAAIVAALGLPGAFSVLGAVPITAQTLGVMLAGAILGPWRGMLSMLVLLALVAIGLPLLSGGRGGIGVFVGPSAGYLLGWIVGVFVIGLIVHAGGNRLRWWRTALGVFAGGIGVIYAFGIPVQSLVTRLPLGETALQSLVFVPGDLVKVVLATVITMTLARAYPRAFRNAAGAGSTRPGEPARIG, from the coding sequence ATGAGCAGACTCCGGATCGACGCGACCGACATCGCACGCATCGCCGTGTTCGCCGCCATCGTGGCCGCCCTGGGCCTGCCCGGCGCGTTCTCGGTGCTCGGCGCGGTGCCCATCACGGCGCAGACCCTCGGCGTCATGCTCGCCGGCGCGATCCTCGGCCCGTGGCGCGGCATGCTCTCCATGCTGGTGCTGCTGGCGCTCGTCGCCATCGGCCTCCCTCTCCTGTCCGGCGGTCGCGGCGGGATCGGCGTCTTCGTCGGACCGAGTGCCGGATATCTCCTCGGCTGGATCGTCGGCGTCTTCGTGATCGGGCTCATCGTGCACGCCGGTGGGAATCGGCTGCGCTGGTGGCGCACCGCGCTCGGCGTCTTCGCCGGCGGCATCGGCGTCATCTACGCGTTCGGCATCCCGGTGCAGTCGCTCGTCACCCGCCTGCCACTCGGCGAGACCGCCCTGCAGAGCCTCGTCTTCGTGCCCGGCGACCTCGTGAAGGTCGTGCTCGCGACGGTCATCACGATGACGCTCGCCCGCGCCTACCCGCGCGCGTTCCGCAACGCGGCCGGCGCCGGCTCCACGCGTCCCGGCGAGCCCGCCCGGATCGGATGA